The DNA segment ACCCCCTAACCCCCTTTATTAAGGGGGAATATCTGTCCTCTACCTCTCATCTTTTCTATATTTGGGTGAGGGAATTTCATGAAGCCCTATTTGGTAATTGAAACCAATTACCATTTACTTGCTTTTAATTTCGTAAAGCACCAAAATTATTCCACCTGTGCGGTTAAATGTAAAATGGATAATGTAAAATGAGAAATGTAAAATGAAAATGTATAACTGAAAGGTAATGAGTCTGGCGAAGTACTAAAATTTCCCATTTTTCATTTCCTATTTTACATTTTACATTTATTTTTCCTTTGCGTCTCTGCGATGAATTAGTCTAATCGCACAGGTCGCAATCTTTCAAACAAAAGTGAACCGTCCCGATTTTTTTATTTTATGTAAACTTTTGACTAATACCTGCTATAACTCTTACCCTTTATCGTCATTCAACGCTCCTTAACTTTGAGCTATAAATCCTTCTTTTTGTAAAACCATTTTCGCCGCACCAATTAGCCCGGCGTCATCTCCTCGCTGTGCCAGGACAATAGAAATTCGCTTACAAGGTTCTAAATAAGTCCTTTTTGTAACTTCTTCTTTCACATATTGTAATAGTAAATCTCCTATTTGGGCAACCTTGCCACCAATAACTACTAATTGTGGGTTCAACACATTAACGATGCTGACAATCCCAATTCCCAGATACCTGCCTGTTTCTTTCAGAATATAATTTGCCACCTCATCCCCTTTTATGGCAGCTTGATAGACTACCAGTGGCGTAATCCTTTCTAATTGGTTTTGCACCAATTCACTAATGATAGTCGTTGTCCCTTGTTTTATTGCATAGGTGGTGCGTTTTGTAATCCCCTGACCTGAGGCATAGGCCTCCATACACCCGTAATTTCCACAACCACACCTCAGTCCATTGGGTTCAACAATAATATGTCCAACCTCTCCTGCGGCATCATTTGAGCCGTGAAAAATCTCACCGTTGATAATAATTCCACCACCAATGCCAGTGCCTAATGTCAGGCAGACAAGATTTTCTACCTCTTTACCTGCCCCAAGCCACTTCTCACCTAAGGCGGCTAAATTACCATCATTATCCACATAAGTTGGCAGATGAAATTCCTCTTCAATTGTCTCTTTCAAAGCTACATTTTTCCAGCCCAGATTAGGTGTATCAATGATTACACCTGTCTTTGTATCAAGTGGGCCTGGCGAACCTATACCAATACCCACTATTTGTTGGAAAGATACTTCTTTAATCACATCCTGGATAAGTTCTTTCATCTGCTGGATAACAACTTCATGTCCTTCAGATACCTTTGTAGCGGTATCTTTTTTTTCGATTATTTTGCCTGTTTGGTCAACTACAGCAGCTCTTATATTTGTTCCACCCAGGTCAACTGCAATTACATAATTCATAAGTCTAATCCATCCAGACAAGTATAATTGCATCAAATTTATTTTTCAAGATGTCATCTTTTGTTCTTTTATATATCCTTCAATTCTTTCTACATACTTTTCTGCGTTCTTTATTTGATGTTCTGCCTGTTCCTTTGTTGCTATAAAAAAATCATCATAATCACTATCGTTTCTTATTTCTTCGGCTTCTCTTAACATCTTTGAATACTCCATTTCAATTTTCCCTGTCTTCACATAATATTGATTGAAATAAGAGATTATTCCTGAATGTTTGCTACTGTCAAACCTATCAAAAGACAATAGAGCCCTGGTTATGTGAAACATAGCATAGTAAGAACGATTTATCGACTGCGCAAATTTACCGTTATCAAAATTTATTTTTGCCGTCTCTAAATCTCCTTTTGCTTTTTCAATCCGATAGATGGCTAAATCTTTTTCAGTTCCGTTCATAAATAATAACTCCCTGGTTGGAAACATTTTTATAAAAAGGTAATATATCTAAATATTTGTTGTAATTTTGATAATTCTTTTTTATTACAGAGATAATAATTCCATATTCCAGTTCTAAATCAAAAATAGCATTTGTAACCACTCCATAGCATTTACTCAATTCCTCATTGTTCAGATCAACCAAAGCCATAATATCAATATCTGATTGGCTATTATAATCACCTCTTGCATGAGAGCCAAATAAGATAACACTTTTCAACCTATTTTTAAATATATTTTCCAGTCTTTTCCTTACTTCTAAAACTATTTTTAAAACACTTTCACTTTTTATAGTTGAAATATCTTTCATAATAAATCACCATCCAAATCTGATAATAGTTCAAATTACTTACAATATATCAAATAAAAAACTGGGATATGGTAGCCATGTTTAATATTCCCCTGTATATCCACACATTCCGACCCGTGGAGAATTAACCACTGGCAAGAACATATCTTCGCCGCACTCATGTTTTTGAGCGCATTTATCACAAAACCATCCTTCGCCTTCATAGATACATTGTGTGCAAACCTGGGTAGCGATTTTTCCACATATCTCACAAATTATCTGAGGAGGTTCATTTCTAGCCAGAATCTGAATTGATTTGTTTTTGATATTTTCTTCGCGTTCTGATAGAACTCGCAATGTCAGATGTGTAGTGGTTCCAAAATCATATTCGTAATGGAATTTGAGACCCGGCGATAGAACAGAGCCAGTAGGGACATTCATACTCCTCCTTGCTCTCTCTGTGCCAAATATCCCTGACCACATAGTATCTACGCCACCAGTATCTTCCTCATACTCTATATTATTGATGTAGAAAGCACTCAAATGCCAGCAGCACTCCACCCAGATATCTCTAAGAAAATTATCCAGGTCTTTGAGCTTTGCATCCCCTGGCACATCAAGATGCATCCAATACTCAGGACTGTAACTTCCTTCAACCACAAGATGGAATACCCTCTTATCCTGCTGATTTGACTTCTGTCCAGATGATGGTTCTATTGGAGTAATCTCTCTTTGCTTACATGACTTCAGATGATTAGTCATTGTAGATTTTGAGAATATACCTCCGCAAAAACTACATTTTCCGTCTGATTCCTGTTTTTTTATTTTCTGCTTGCTCATTTTAAAACCTCCTTTTTTTATAGTATTCTCGTATATCTTCCCATTTCCCCTTCCCAAAATTTTAGATAAATATCTTCAAATAAAAGTAAATTTTTATTGAAATATTATACCATATGAAACATCTCGCCATTTAATGATACCGTCGCCAATACCTGTCCCTATAGTTAAACCGATATTTCGGCTGCATATTATCTTTTAAAATAAGCTCTCTTCAAATCCCTTACCCTCGGTTATAAAAGACAATTTAAAGATATTAGCAATAGTTGCGGAGATATCTGCAAAAGAATTCCTTATGCCAAGATTAACCCCTTTTTTAACTTTGGAGCCGTAACCTATTAAAGGAACATATTCTCGTGAATGGTCTGTGCTTTTAGTTGTTGGGTCACAACCATGGTCAGCGGTTAAAATTAAAATATCTCCTTCATAAAGAGCGTCTAAAATTTCAGGTAGTCGTTTATCAAAATCTTGTAGTGCCTTGGCATAACCCCAAATATCATTTCGATGGCCGTAGACCATATCAAAATCAATCAGATTAGTAAAAATTAATCCTTTACTTTTACTCCGCATAGCCTTAATTGTTTTATCAATTCCATCTAAATTGTTCTCTATGTGAAAAGAGGTGGTAATCCCTGAACCAGCAAATATATCATTTATCTTACCAATAGCAGTAACACTAAAGCCTCCTTCCGTAAGAGCATTCAGGATAGTTGGTCGAAAGGGAGCAATAGAATAATCTTTTCGCAGATGATTAATTCTCTTAAACTCTCCTACTTTACCTCCAAACGGTCGAGCTATCACTCTATTAACAGCATGTTCACCTACTAAAATCTTCCGTGCTATTTCACAAAACCTGTATAATTCCTCAATCGAAATAATATCTACATGAGTAGCTATCTGGAAGACGCTATCTGCTGAGGTATAAACTATTGGAAAACCAGTCTCTAAATGTTGCTTCCCTAATTCTTTTATAATCTCAGTTCCAGAAACAGGTTTATTGCCCAAGATATCCCTCCCGATAGCTTCTTTAAATGGTCTAATTATCTCCTCAGGGAAACCCATTGGATACAGAGGAAAAGGCTTTTTTAGAACAAGCCCCGCTATCTCCCAATGTCCGGTGGTAGTATCCTTACCCACGGACTTTTCAATCATTTTACCAATAGCTGCTGCTGGAGTTAGTACTGGCTTTACTCCTTTAATTTGACCAAGATTCCCTAATCCTAACTTAGCTAAATTAGGTAAGGAAAGTCCACCAACTGCGTTGGATAAGTTAACCAGGGTATTACTTCCTTCATCTCCATAATGCTTAGCATCGGGTAACTCTCCAATTCCTACACTATCTAAGACTATCAAAATAAAACGATTAATCATTTAATCTGATAAAAGCCTATAATTTTCTATTTTTTAAACACAAACTTCATGCCGTCAACGGTGATTATGTTCTTAACTGTTCTTTTACTTCCGCCAATGTCAATTATTGTTTCTTCTATAACTTCCTTTTTTATAATCAATTAAGATTAACATATTCTATTAATAATAATCTCTGTTGCTATTGCGGAATCTTTTGTGATGACCATATCTACTATTATCCTTGCTACATCATAAGGGTTCATGAACTTTGAAGTATCCACAGATAAACCACAATCTTCAGTCCAGAATGGTGTATTCATACCTCCAGGATAAACAGCGATTACTTTAATCGGGGTTCCTTTCGTTGCTGCTTGTATTGCTTCGGTATAACCTCGTGCACCCCATTTTGCAGCACAGTAAACTGACTCTTGTGGCTTACCCGTATGAGCAGCAGTTGACATAATATTTACAATAATGCCTCCTTTATCTTTCATCACTTTAAGGGCATAGGACGAAAGTAATATTGTACCGACCAGATTAGCTTCGAAAACCTTATCAATCATTTCTTTCGAGACTGAGTCAGGATCGCCAAAGAGCCCCATTCCTGCAACATTGAATACCATATCAACCTCAAAATTATTCTCTGTAATATATTGGAATAGTTTGCTTACATCATTCTCATTTCCTACATTTGCAATATAGCTATGCAATTGTGCTGAACTTGATATTGAGGAAAGTTTAGAGATAGCCCTGTTGAGCTTTGAATCCAATCTTGAAGTAATACAGACATTATACCCATTTTCAAGTAAACATTTAGCAATCTCGTAACCCAGTCCTGAAGAACCACCGGTAACCAATGCTATCTTGTGCATAATAATCTCCCCTTTTGGAGAATTTTCTTCTCTCTATTCTATAAACTGCCAATAGGAGTGGATAAATTTTGCAGATGCTTTAACCCCTCTCTATATGCCTGATACTGCGGTGTAGGTTGTTGTGTTACCCATGTATAATCAAAAGCTGGGCATACCCTTATGTCAGCATCCCAGATATATGGGCTGATGTGGATACGTCCCCCCGGTTCATCCCAGTCCCAATATGAGGCGAAGTAGAACGGGCGATCATACTCCCGGAAATCAAGACTCCGGACATGACCGTTCAGAACCTTACGCAGATTTTTTATTGCCGTTTGCTTGTCCCGGAGAAGCTTCTCGTGCCCCCTTTCTTTCGTTTCCATCCATTGCAAAATATTATCCTTGAGGAAAAAGATGTCTATCCGTTCCCAGTTCTTGGACGGATTATTTCTCAATACCTTTACAATAATGTTGGCCAACTGGTCGTTGGTAGCGCCTACAAATGCTAATTTGTTATGTTTATTAAGGAGTTCTTCGGGAGGAATCTTTTTATCTTTCCAGCCGTATTTGTCTACAGACAGAATCGGCGGTTCAATTTGCAGATGCCACTTGTTTGCAGGTGCACCGGACTTCCCAAAAGGATATTCTCTGCCATCCCGGATTATCCTTCCGGTCACATTTTTGACCGTTATAATCTCGTTATGTTTAGCAATCACCTCATATTCCTCAGGCTCAATCTGATATTTAAAGTCGTTGTGCTTACTCTGGTCATCTGGATCCAGACGTTGGGTGAATTCTTTATGGCGAACCAACAGTTGTCCAGGCTCGGCGGCGTCCATGATGCGCTGAGCTACATTAATGGCTGCTCCGCAAACATTCGTCTGGTCGTATGGGTCCTTAACCAGGTCAAGTTCACCCTGATTGATTCCGCATCGTATACCTATCTTTGGGTCGTGTGTATTTGCCCATACCATCATACTTCCAGCCAACCACAGAGCGGTGTGCTCTCGCTGGGGATGAGCATCAGCCTTCTTCCACAGGACCACCACAGCACCGTCTCCAGTGGGCAAAAGACAGTATCGGCTGTCGTCCGAGCGATCGGGCGGTACTCCCCATAGGTAGACCAGTAAGGTTTTTAACTTTTCAAAGAATGATCTGGCGATAGATAATTGAACCGGATCCCAATTCATCGAGAACGCGGCCAAATCGACGAAGAGGATGGTTCCGGTACGTTCGTCATTCATGAGTAATCCTCCCTATGAAAATATCTGAATCAAAGATAGTCAATTCAAAGCCCCCATAGTTTCTCTGAATTTTATTCTATTGGACTTTCAAAAAAATTTACATTTATCTGTCCATACTTTATATGAGCTTGATTATCGCAAACTTTACAAGGGTCATATAAATCACGGCGACCTTCTATAAGATTTTGTCTCATTTTATTAAAAGTATCTGAGAACCATACTTCTTTTATGCTTTTATCTTTAATATTACCAAATCTATTTATTCTTCTTGCATCTTCATAACATAATAAAATATCGCCATTATATGCTATAACGAGTCGGTGTCGAGGAACAAAGCATGGCAGATTTAATGTTTTGATACAACCTAATACCCCGCCTTTGTTATTAATATGAAAATTTTCAAGTACAGTTTGAAAAGGACGAAGTGGAAATTCTTTTTTGGAATGATTTGAGATTACAATTAGAGTTACTCCTGATTCTACTAATTTATTATATTTTGATTCAGTTAATTTATCACCATTTGTATATAATATACGTTCAGCTCTGGGGTGGAGTTTTTCAGTCGCATATTTTATTATCCATTCTATTTGAGGATGGAGTAAAGGTTCACTATAAAAATGAAAAGAAAGTCGTCCTGAAAAACCGAGTTCTTTTAACTCATCAATTATCTTTGTGTAAAGATTATCATCCATCAGTTGAGGTGGATCAATTGGATCAATTATCGAATTAGGACAGTATGAACAATAGCTTCCAGAAAGATCTTTCATATTACACGCGGTATTAATTTCTATTTCAACCCTGCTAAAAATATCTGGAATTTTAGAAGAATAATTCTCAATCATTTATATAACTCCATAATAGCTTTAACCAAATTTTCTTTTAATTCCGTTAAGTTTGACAATTCATATTTTATTTGAATATTATTAGCTATGTCAGATGCTGATTCTCCCGGAGATTGATTTATCAACACCGTTTTTTTGCCTAAGCCAATACCCATGCCATATTCGTAGAGGACATTGGGGTTATTACCTGTTAAATCTACAATTAAAAGTGAAGCTTCAGAGATACATTGGGATAATGAACTGTCAATTTTACCCGAACGGAGTACGTCGTGTCGTTTACATTGATACTTTGCCGGCAAGTTATAAATACTATTAGTAAAAATTTCCATAATAGAAGAATATACTTCATCGAATTTTTTACTAAAAGGCATAATTATAAATACTTTATTATTAGTTATTGGTATAGGGGTGCAACGATACTTATTCTTTTTCTTAGCCAACTCAATTGCAATATCGACTGCTATTTTCCCTATTTGCTGTTGGTTAGAAATGAGGTTTAGTTTGTCCAAGTCCTCAATTTTTTTTGAAATAAAATTGCTTTTATAAAAACAATATGGAGGAGACGGATCGTCAAATCTTGACCTTATGAGATTCCAACATTCAAGGCTGGAACCACCTGTAGGCCAAATTGGAATAACTGGCGTTCCAACATTTAAACAAGATTCTATCTCTGCTCCCGTACCCTTGCCTCCTTCTATTGTTATTAGAGAATCTATCAAAGAGGCCATAAAAGGTCGTCTTTCAGGTCTCGTTTTACCCTGACAGACAAATTTATTACCTTGAGCTATGGTTGTAAATTTTTGACCTGGAATTTTATCATCTGGAAGTATAGAAATGATCCTGTGCTGTTGTTCTATTGTATCGCTTAAAGAATCAGCCGCCTTTTGAGCACAATACTGAGTTAATCCACCTGCGCACCCGCCGCTAACAAGTCTATGACCTCTTTTCATTATTTCTTCACCGAGTGTTTCTGCTAATATCTGATATTTAATAGATTTCTCTCGATCACTTGTACCTGCAAAGCCAATAAAATAACCATTTATTATCATAAAAATCTCCTCCTTTTTAATAACCTCTCTCTTATGTAGTCATGATTATAACGCCAGAGTTCAGCCGTCCCGTTCCAGCGGGGTAGGCTGCAGCGAGTCGTCATCCATTGCAGACTCTGGTTCTTTAGGGATAGTAGGAGGCCAGTCTCCTTCTTTAAAACGATTCTCAATCTTGGCAAAGTCAATTTCTAGCAGACTACGTAGCATGTCTTTATCTTTATACTTACTATCAAGTCTTACTGTCTTTTCACTGCGCCAAGGCTCCTCAAAATGATTAGCTCTGAATTTCTTAAAAATAGAATTTGGATCTTCTGTATCTTCTATTATTAGGGTGAAGTTGTCGTATACAGGACCGTGTAGAGTGCTAGCGTTTACCAACATTGCTCTACTTGTAAAGATGGCATATGCCGTTATTACACCTGGATACAAACGGATATTCTTCCGGTCGAGTAGGCCCCCCTTGGGGCTTTCCTGAGACTCTACGGATTTACCATCGAGGATATCTTTTGCAAGATACTTGAGTGTGCGTTGAATATCTCTAGCTACAGCAGCCCGTTCACGATTCTCTACTCTCTCTCTAAATTCTCCATAAGCTGGGTGCATTAGCAATGCTCTAATCCTAACATTATTTTCAAGTTTATGTTTGAGTAAGTGGTACAGTTGTTTCTTTTCTTCGCTTTCCTCTGCTGGGTCAAGTGAACCAAGAAGAGAAGTTCCAACAAAATCAATTGATTTATCTTCTCGCTCAAGCTCGCTCCGGAATTTTTGCATAGCTGAGGAACGATTGGCAAAAACACCTATTACACCAGCTTCATAAAATATTTGTATTTGCCGAAGTTTTTCTACAGCAACATCAAGATCACTTATCGGCTTTTGTAACGCCCTTGCAGCTTCTTTGCTGACCCCTTTTTGAATAAATCCCACGATAATATTCCCTATTGCAGTTACAGCAAGGGCAGCTAAGAACGACAGGATGGGTGTGCGATAATTCCCAATAGGAATTTCTGGTGGAACTATCGCAAAGAACACAAAGCCAAGAAGCAACAAAATACCCGAAACAATTAGAAAGACGTACTCTATTGGCAACTGAGTTCCGCCTCTTTGAATTCCATTTTCTTTTTTCATCACTTAACCTCCCTATTTATAATGGATAGCAAATTTATCCATCCCATCATATTTTCAAATTAATTAGCGATTGTTGGTAATCTTTAATCTCACCTTTATCCTTTCCTTCAATGTAGTATCTAATCAATGCGTCTGTGCCGGAGGCGCGGATAAGAAACCAGAAGTCATCGAACTCCATGTATGTTCCCTCCAATAGCTTGCCCTCGC comes from the bacterium genome and includes:
- a CDS encoding ROK family protein yields the protein MNYVIAVDLGGTNIRAAVVDQTGKIIEKKDTATKVSEGHEVVIQQMKELIQDVIKEVSFQQIVGIGIGSPGPLDTKTGVIIDTPNLGWKNVALKETIEEEFHLPTYVDNDGNLAALGEKWLGAGKEVENLVCLTLGTGIGGGIIINGEIFHGSNDAAGEVGHIIVEPNGLRCGCGNYGCMEAYASGQGITKRTTYAIKQGTTTIISELVQNQLERITPLVVYQAAIKGDEVANYILKETGRYLGIGIVSIVNVLNPQLVVIGGKVAQIGDLLLQYVKEEVTKRTYLEPCKRISIVLAQRGDDAGLIGAAKMVLQKEGFIAQS
- a CDS encoding HEPN domain-containing protein, with amino-acid sequence MNGTEKDLAIYRIEKAKGDLETAKINFDNGKFAQSINRSYYAMFHITRALLSFDRFDSSKHSGIISYFNQYYVKTGKIEMEYSKMLREAEEIRNDSDYDDFFIATKEQAEHQIKNAEKYVERIEGYIKEQKMTS
- a CDS encoding nucleotidyltransferase domain-containing protein — its product is MKDISTIKSESVLKIVLEVRKRLENIFKNRLKSVILFGSHARGDYNSQSDIDIMALVDLNNEELSKCYGVVTNAIFDLELEYGIIISVIKKNYQNYNKYLDILPFYKNVSNQGVIIYERN
- a CDS encoding phosphopentomutase produces the protein MINRFILIVLDSVGIGELPDAKHYGDEGSNTLVNLSNAVGGLSLPNLAKLGLGNLGQIKGVKPVLTPAAAIGKMIEKSVGKDTTTGHWEIAGLVLKKPFPLYPMGFPEEIIRPFKEAIGRDILGNKPVSGTEIIKELGKQHLETGFPIVYTSADSVFQIATHVDIISIEELYRFCEIARKILVGEHAVNRVIARPFGGKVGEFKRINHLRKDYSIAPFRPTILNALTEGGFSVTAIGKINDIFAGSGITTSFHIENNLDGIDKTIKAMRSKSKGLIFTNLIDFDMVYGHRNDIWGYAKALQDFDKRLPEILDALYEGDILILTADHGCDPTTKSTDHSREYVPLIGYGSKVKKGVNLGIRNSFADISATIANIFKLSFITEGKGFEESLF
- a CDS encoding SDR family oxidoreductase — encoded protein: MHKIALVTGGSSGLGYEIAKCLLENGYNVCITSRLDSKLNRAISKLSSISSSAQLHSYIANVGNENDVSKLFQYITENNFEVDMVFNVAGMGLFGDPDSVSKEMIDKVFEANLVGTILLSSYALKVMKDKGGIIVNIMSTAAHTGKPQESVYCAAKWGARGYTEAIQAATKGTPIKVIAVYPGGMNTPFWTEDCGLSVDTSKFMNPYDVARIIVDMVITKDSAIATEIIINRIC
- a CDS encoding SPASM domain-containing protein; this translates as MIENYSSKIPDIFSRVEIEINTACNMKDLSGSYCSYCPNSIIDPIDPPQLMDDNLYTKIIDELKELGFSGRLSFHFYSEPLLHPQIEWIIKYATEKLHPRAERILYTNGDKLTESKYNKLVESGVTLIVISNHSKKEFPLRPFQTVLENFHINNKGGVLGCIKTLNLPCFVPRHRLVIAYNGDILLCYEDARRINRFGNIKDKSIKEVWFSDTFNKMRQNLIEGRRDLYDPCKVCDNQAHIKYGQINVNFFESPIE